One segment of Gemmatimonadota bacterium DNA contains the following:
- a CDS encoding FAD-dependent thymidylate synthase gives MPVPVNVPKSISVVNAVVVNAVAQPGTDAGFPLENHAPKPRNAVSEEPEVPEQIEAQQLDRPTVPELDEILGVPFKVLDDGFVRVVDYMGSDHSIVQAARVSYGVGTRQVHQDRGLIRYLMRHQHTTPFEMCDIKFHLRVPMDCWRQWIRHRTASVNEYSTRYSLAIDATQTTSPDAWRFQAEGNRQGSGGFVDTERGAYFSEKERELQEAARTRYEERIEAGIAREQARKDLPLSTYTEAYWKVNLLNLLRFLLLRMDDHAQWEIRQYAHLIGHRIVSAWCPIAWQAFLDYSVNAMHLTRLDWEIIRAIQAGDNGRVNELLVEYRFVSKSGKLRRSRERDELESKLQQLNMPVPWRSGDDPA, from the coding sequence ATGCCCGTCCCGGTTAACGTCCCCAAGTCCATTTCCGTGGTGAATGCCGTGGTGGTGAACGCCGTTGCGCAACCCGGAACGGACGCCGGATTTCCCCTGGAAAACCACGCCCCAAAACCGCGGAATGCCGTGTCCGAAGAACCCGAAGTACCCGAACAGATCGAAGCGCAACAACTCGACCGTCCGACGGTACCCGAACTGGACGAGATCCTGGGCGTTCCCTTCAAGGTGCTCGACGACGGGTTCGTCCGCGTCGTGGACTACATGGGCAGCGATCATTCCATCGTACAGGCCGCCCGCGTGTCCTACGGCGTCGGTACCCGGCAGGTGCACCAGGACCGGGGGCTGATCCGCTATCTCATGCGGCATCAGCACACCACCCCCTTCGAGATGTGCGACATCAAGTTCCACCTCCGGGTGCCCATGGATTGCTGGCGGCAGTGGATCCGGCACCGGACGGCTTCGGTCAACGAGTACAGCACGCGCTACTCGCTGGCGATCGACGCGACACAGACGACGTCACCCGATGCGTGGCGGTTCCAGGCGGAGGGCAACCGCCAGGGCAGCGGCGGCTTTGTGGACACCGAGCGGGGCGCCTATTTCTCCGAGAAGGAACGGGAGCTCCAGGAGGCCGCCCGGACCCGTTACGAAGAACGTATCGAGGCCGGAATCGCCCGGGAACAGGCCCGCAAGGACCTGCCCCTGTCCACTTACACGGAAGCCTACTGGAAGGTGAATCTCCTGAACCTGCTGAGGTTCCTCTTGCTGCGCATGGATGATCACGCGCAATGGGAGATCCGCCAGTACGCCCATCTGATCGGACACCGCATCGTGTCGGCCTGGTGTCCCATCGCATGGCAGGCCTTTCTGGATTACAGCGTGAACGCGATGCACCTGACCCGCCTCGACTGGGAAATCATCCGGGCGATCCAGGCGGGCGATAATGGAAGGGTCAACGAACTGCTGGTGGAATACCGGTTCGTTTCAAAGTCCGGCAAGCTGCGCCGCAGCCGGGAGCGGGACGAGCTCGAATCCAAGCTTCAGCAGCTGAACATGCCGGTTCCGTGGCGGTCCGGAGACGATCCCGCCTAG
- the rnhC gene encoding ribonuclease HIII — protein sequence MIQGRAGHLLQVILHVLSPFLDEPAESAADGSGGGNGSGGAGTRKLPLPHIGTDESGKGDYFGPLVVGGVLVETGTRERLVTLGIRDSKKLGDATCRKLAAEIRRICVGKYREVIIPPERYNTLYEEFRREGRNLNHLLAWGHARTIESLLEGTPCRLAVTDQFGNESYIRSRLMKKGREIELIQEHRGERYLAVAAASILARDRFLEYLERLSGEAGLILPKGASAPVVAAGRKYVARHGVEKLPSVAKMHYKTTAQVV from the coding sequence ATGATCCAGGGCAGGGCGGGTCATCTGCTCCAGGTGATCCTGCACGTGCTTTCACCCTTCCTGGATGAGCCCGCTGAATCGGCCGCCGATGGATCCGGCGGCGGTAATGGATCCGGCGGCGCCGGGACACGTAAGCTTCCCCTTCCCCACATCGGGACGGACGAGTCCGGCAAGGGGGATTATTTCGGTCCGCTGGTGGTCGGCGGCGTCCTGGTCGAAACCGGGACCCGGGAGCGGTTGGTGACCCTGGGCATCCGGGATTCCAAGAAGCTGGGCGACGCCACGTGCCGCAAGCTGGCGGCCGAGATCAGGCGGATCTGCGTGGGAAAATACCGCGAGGTGATCATACCGCCGGAAAGATACAACACGCTGTATGAGGAATTCCGGCGGGAAGGCCGAAATCTCAATCATCTCCTGGCCTGGGGACACGCCCGCACCATCGAGAGCCTGCTGGAAGGTACCCCGTGCCGACTGGCCGTGACGGATCAGTTCGGCAACGAAAGCTACATTCGGTCCCGGCTCATGAAAAAGGGCCGGGAGATCGAACTCATCCAGGAACACCGGGGAGAGCGGTACCTGGCCGTCGCCGCGGCGTCCATTCTCGCCCGGGACCGGTTCCTGGAATACCTGGAAAGGCTGTCGGGCGAAGCCGGCCTCATCCTGCCCAAGGGCGCGAGCGCGCCGGTCGTCGCCGCCGGCAGGAAATACGTCGCACGGCATGGCGTGGAAAAACTGCCTTCCGTAGCCAAGATGCACTACAAGACCACGGCCCAGGTGGTGTAA
- a CDS encoding alpha-N-arabinofuranosidase, producing the protein MRQTTLYAHTKFQIAPVDPRIFGGFLEHIGRAVYEGVYDPDCTHADEDGFRTDVMDAMKRQAMTVMRYPGGNFASGYHWMDGVGPQKLRPTVRELAWQSVEPNAFGTDEFIRLCHKMDWQPMLTVNLGTGSPEEARNWVEYCNCPAGTNFADIRVGNGEEMPYDVGLWCLGNEMDGHWQLGHVPADQYAIRAQQAAKMMKDADRRIELVACGSCSVDMFDTYMEWDRQVLDYLGDYADYISLHRYVGNPKDDTPDYLAVTNSIDRQIEEMDAVCRFVQARRRSDKRTYLCFDEWNVWYKNRETDGEGKFAPHLVEEVYNLEDALVVSGFLNSFVRHADSVRIANIAQIVNVIAPLITRGDDLLVQSIYHPFTMYAPRQEGTSLRTFVDGAGYMSESYGRVNYIDAAMIQNDRKLHVFVTNRSTDTDVPLRIVLEDRRIESLVSAEILTGGQDPKAANSFEQPDLVGKRPYQEIKVAGGRCQCFLPPLSFAAMTFELEKW; encoded by the coding sequence ATGCGACAGACCACGCTATACGCCCACACGAAATTCCAGATCGCGCCGGTCGATCCGAGGATCTTCGGAGGATTCCTGGAGCATATCGGCAGGGCCGTCTACGAAGGCGTGTACGACCCGGACTGCACGCACGCGGACGAAGATGGGTTCCGCACGGACGTGATGGATGCAATGAAACGTCAGGCTATGACCGTCATGCGGTATCCCGGCGGCAACTTCGCGTCCGGTTATCACTGGATGGACGGCGTGGGTCCGCAGAAGCTGCGTCCCACCGTGCGCGAACTTGCCTGGCAGAGCGTCGAGCCGAACGCTTTCGGTACCGACGAGTTCATCCGTCTGTGCCACAAGATGGACTGGCAGCCCATGCTCACGGTCAACCTCGGCACGGGCTCGCCCGAGGAAGCCCGGAACTGGGTCGAGTACTGCAACTGTCCCGCGGGCACGAACTTCGCCGACATTCGTGTGGGCAACGGGGAGGAGATGCCCTACGACGTCGGCCTGTGGTGCCTGGGCAACGAGATGGACGGCCACTGGCAGCTCGGCCATGTGCCGGCGGACCAGTACGCGATCCGGGCCCAGCAGGCCGCGAAGATGATGAAGGACGCGGACCGGCGGATCGAATTGGTCGCCTGCGGCTCCTGCTCCGTGGACATGTTCGACACCTACATGGAATGGGACCGGCAGGTCCTCGATTACCTGGGTGATTACGCCGACTATATCAGCCTGCATCGTTACGTGGGCAACCCGAAGGACGATACGCCGGACTACCTGGCGGTCACGAACTCCATCGACCGGCAGATCGAGGAGATGGACGCGGTATGTCGTTTCGTCCAGGCCAGGCGCCGGAGCGACAAGCGCACGTACCTGTGCTTCGACGAATGGAATGTCTGGTACAAGAACCGCGAAACGGACGGTGAAGGGAAGTTCGCGCCGCACCTCGTGGAGGAGGTCTACAACCTCGAAGACGCCCTCGTCGTTTCCGGTTTCCTGAACAGCTTCGTGCGCCACGCCGACTCGGTCCGCATCGCGAACATCGCCCAGATCGTCAACGTTATCGCGCCGCTGATCACCCGGGGAGACGACCTGCTCGTGCAGTCCATCTACCACCCCTTTACCATGTACGCGCCGCGACAGGAAGGCACGTCACTCCGGACCTTCGTGGACGGCGCGGGATACATGAGCGAAAGCTACGGGCGGGTGAACTACATCGACGCCGCCATGATCCAGAACGACCGTAAACTGCATGTCTTCGTCACGAACCGCAGCACGGACACCGACGTGCCCCTGCGTATCGTGCTCGAAGACCGGCGGATCGAATCGCTGGTCAGCGCCGAGATACTCACCGGAGGCCAGGACCCGAAGGCGGCCAATTCGTTCGAGCAACCCGACCTGGTCGGGAAGCGGCCCTACCAGGAGATCAAGGTCGCCGGGGGCAGGTGCCAGTGTTTTCTTCCCCCGCTGTCCTTCGCGGCGATGACCTTCGAACTCGAGAAGTGGTAG
- a CDS encoding sugar ABC transporter substrate-binding protein: MTASAKPRKLTRREALKISGGALLGGGALLGAAVSSCGGGGDDGTGRTGQAGQADRTTVRFMTAQTLEKHRSLEPLIAEFMEIHPGIRIEHIKVPWDQAHSKYLTAILGGAPPDVMTIPSWWVTEFRAMGALEDLGPWVRDWPHLQGYSEQVKRLTRATMAFDGDQVFGLPTEVAVRSMFYRTEWLDEHGLAPAETREEWRVLLEKITDPSRQRYGYALRGARGGFWSWWAIAQEFAGSNAWFDEDHRCIINSPDHVAGLSYWNDLYQDGLAPPDSLNWGFNELVQGFWSGLCGTMEQDPEVVRTCLEHGLDEDSLAITVMPAGPRARVALSDGGYTSMSSASPHKDEAWTFLGWLMAPDQRLRYCRDVNMIPPFADAMEDPAFGQGLYRSFVEMVTDPSILQNWYPNYLPEMGEFLEVRVTEEHQKMLLRRQSPRETLDRLSDFLTRAQRKYVDRYGPDSPRPPE, from the coding sequence ATGACCGCATCTGCCAAACCCCGGAAACTGACCCGCCGCGAAGCCCTGAAAATCAGCGGCGGCGCCCTGCTCGGCGGCGGCGCCCTGCTCGGCGCGGCCGTGTCCAGCTGCGGCGGCGGCGGTGACGACGGGACGGGCCGAACCGGCCAGGCCGGCCAGGCTGACCGGACGACCGTGCGTTTCATGACGGCCCAGACGCTGGAGAAGCACCGGTCTCTGGAACCGCTCATCGCGGAATTCATGGAGATCCATCCCGGGATCCGGATCGAACACATCAAGGTGCCCTGGGACCAGGCCCATTCGAAGTATCTCACCGCAATCCTGGGGGGCGCGCCGCCCGACGTCATGACCATTCCCAGCTGGTGGGTGACCGAGTTCCGGGCCATGGGCGCCCTCGAGGACCTCGGACCCTGGGTGCGGGACTGGCCCCATCTCCAGGGCTACTCGGAACAGGTGAAGAGGCTGACCAGGGCGACCATGGCCTTCGACGGGGACCAGGTATTCGGCCTGCCCACGGAGGTGGCCGTCCGCTCCATGTTTTACCGCACCGAGTGGCTCGACGAACACGGCCTGGCGCCGGCGGAGACACGCGAGGAGTGGCGTGTGCTGCTTGAAAAGATAACGGATCCCTCCCGCCAGCGTTACGGTTACGCGCTTCGGGGGGCCCGGGGCGGTTTCTGGTCGTGGTGGGCCATCGCCCAGGAATTCGCCGGGTCGAACGCCTGGTTCGACGAAGACCACCGGTGCATCATCAACAGTCCGGACCACGTGGCGGGCTTGTCCTACTGGAACGACCTCTACCAGGACGGCCTCGCGCCACCCGACTCGCTGAACTGGGGCTTCAACGAACTGGTCCAGGGATTCTGGTCGGGGCTTTGCGGCACGATGGAGCAGGACCCCGAGGTCGTCCGGACCTGCCTGGAGCACGGCCTGGACGAAGACAGCCTCGCCATCACGGTCATGCCCGCCGGTCCCAGGGCCCGCGTGGCTCTTTCCGACGGGGGATATACGTCCATGTCGTCGGCTTCCCCGCACAAGGACGAAGCCTGGACGTTTCTCGGCTGGCTGATGGCGCCCGATCAGCGGCTCAGGTACTGCAGGGACGTCAACATGATCCCGCCCTTCGCCGACGCGATGGAGGACCCTGCATTCGGTCAGGGTCTCTACCGGTCTTTCGTGGAAATGGTCACGGATCCGTCCATCCTGCAGAACTGGTATCCCAACTACCTGCCGGAGATGGGGGAGTTTCTGGAGGTGCGGGTGACCGAGGAGCACCAGAAGATGCTGCTGCGGCGACAGTCTCCCCGGGAGACGCTCGACCGGCTGTCCGACTTCCTGACCCGGGCGCAGAGGAAGTACGTGGACCGGTACGGCCCGGATTCGCCGAGGCCGCCGGAGTAG
- a CDS encoding sugar ABC transporter substrate-binding protein yields the protein MPHHARPLRRIRHLTRRDMLRLGGTAAAGAAVLGCGGGDERRTVSVFSPMGEVKNQALARQVDRFMASRDDLRVEVMPVPWDQGHAKLLTMIAGGNPPDVITATGQWMAEFRAMGAIEDLTSWHASWPHRDAFTRTALLRCESSTAIEDGRVYGLPLELTTRAMFYRRRWLDEQGLEPAATRAGWRALLERITDRDRGRYGYALRGARGGFWTWWPILEEFSGTNEWFDGDQHCIINSPEHVEGLTYWNDLYRDGLAPADAVNWGYNELVQGFWSGICGCIEQDPEVVRTCLDHGMDESTLVTAPMPAGPRAHVASNDIWILSISREAKNPDGALAFYEWMMAPEQLIAYSKDASVLPTVKQGMDDPYFGQGFLRPFMDMATDTRLLQNWYPSYLPEMGEFIEVLVTEEQQKMLLGRQSPRETLDRLADFLGRAQRRYVERHGPDTPRPPRLSEPSEQPLSP from the coding sequence ATGCCTCATCACGCCAGACCCCTCAGGAGAATCCGTCACCTCACCCGCCGCGACATGCTGCGGCTCGGCGGAACCGCCGCCGCGGGCGCGGCCGTCCTGGGCTGCGGAGGCGGGGACGAACGCCGGACCGTCTCGGTCTTCAGCCCGATGGGCGAGGTGAAGAACCAGGCCCTCGCCCGTCAGGTAGACCGCTTCATGGCCTCGCGAGACGACCTGCGCGTGGAAGTGATGCCCGTGCCGTGGGACCAGGGCCACGCCAAGCTGCTCACCATGATCGCCGGCGGCAACCCGCCCGACGTGATCACGGCGACCGGCCAGTGGATGGCCGAGTTCCGGGCCATGGGCGCCATCGAGGACCTGACGTCCTGGCATGCGTCATGGCCCCACCGCGACGCCTTCACGCGGACGGCGCTGCTCCGGTGCGAGAGCAGCACGGCCATCGAGGACGGCCGGGTCTACGGCCTGCCCCTGGAATTGACGACGCGGGCCATGTTCTACCGCAGGCGGTGGCTGGACGAGCAGGGACTGGAACCCGCGGCGACGCGGGCCGGCTGGCGCGCGTTGCTGGAGCGGATCACCGACCGGGACCGGGGCCGTTACGGCTATGCCCTACGCGGGGCCCGCGGGGGCTTCTGGACCTGGTGGCCCATCCTGGAGGAGTTCTCCGGCACAAACGAATGGTTCGACGGGGACCAGCACTGCATCATCAACAGCCCGGAGCACGTGGAAGGACTGACCTACTGGAACGATCTCTACCGGGACGGGCTGGCGCCGGCGGACGCGGTGAACTGGGGATACAACGAACTGGTGCAGGGATTCTGGTCCGGGATCTGCGGCTGCATCGAGCAGGACCCGGAAGTGGTGCGCACCTGCCTGGATCACGGCATGGACGAGTCGACCCTGGTCACAGCGCCCATGCCCGCCGGGCCCCGGGCCCACGTGGCCTCCAACGACATCTGGATCCTCTCCATATCCAGGGAGGCGAAGAACCCCGACGGCGCCCTGGCGTTCTACGAGTGGATGATGGCACCGGAGCAGCTCATCGCCTACAGCAAGGACGCGAGCGTGCTGCCGACGGTGAAACAGGGCATGGACGACCCCTACTTCGGCCAGGGGTTCCTGCGCCCCTTCATGGACATGGCCACCGATACGAGGCTCCTGCAGAACTGGTACCCGAGCTACCTGCCCGAAATGGGTGAATTCATCGAGGTGCTGGTCACCGAGGAACAGCAGAAGATGCTCCTCGGCCGACAGTCGCCGCGGGAAACACTCGACCGGCTGGCGGACTTCCTGGGCCGGGCCCAGCGGCGTTACGTGGAACGCCACGGACCCGATACGCCGCGGCCGCCCAGGCTGTCCGAGCCGTCCGAGCAACCCCTCTCGCCATGA
- a CDS encoding sugar ABC transporter permease, which produces MKKADPYLLLAPAYLLIAGFLFYPMATVFLLSLREYQLMDPLNTPFVGLDQYAIMLGDEYFWRSLWNSVVWVVVSLCFQFLLGFCLALLLNSARFRGRGIFQAIVFAPWAVSGFLIAIIWAWLLNGEFGLVNDLLIRAGLLDQKVGFLSREETALLSCVLANIWFGVTFFAVMLFAALQAIPPSLYEAADMDGATAWQSFWRVTAPMVKPAIVITILLRAIWIFNWADLIWVMTGGGPAGASRTLALYVFQKAFLGLDFGYSAALGVALTVVSLAFTAVFLRVTRFYGDEAAI; this is translated from the coding sequence ATGAAGAAGGCCGATCCCTACCTGCTCCTGGCGCCGGCCTACCTGCTCATCGCGGGATTCCTGTTCTACCCCATGGCCACGGTGTTCCTGCTTTCACTGCGGGAATACCAGCTCATGGATCCCCTCAATACGCCCTTCGTCGGATTGGACCAATACGCCATCATGCTCGGGGACGAGTACTTCTGGCGGAGCCTGTGGAACTCCGTGGTCTGGGTGGTCGTATCGCTGTGCTTCCAGTTCCTGCTCGGTTTCTGCCTGGCGCTGCTGCTCAACAGCGCGCGGTTCAGGGGCCGGGGGATCTTCCAGGCCATCGTCTTCGCGCCGTGGGCGGTTTCGGGCTTCCTGATCGCCATCATCTGGGCCTGGCTGCTGAACGGGGAATTCGGGCTGGTCAACGACCTGCTCATCCGTGCCGGCCTGCTGGATCAGAAAGTCGGGTTCCTGTCCCGCGAGGAGACGGCGCTCCTCTCCTGCGTGCTCGCCAATATCTGGTTCGGGGTCACCTTCTTCGCCGTCATGCTCTTCGCCGCCCTGCAGGCCATCCCGCCGAGTCTGTACGAAGCGGCCGACATGGACGGCGCCACGGCCTGGCAGTCCTTCTGGCGCGTCACCGCGCCCATGGTGAAACCGGCCATCGTCATCACCATTCTGCTCCGGGCGATCTGGATCTTCAACTGGGCGGACCTGATCTGGGTCATGACCGGGGGCGGTCCGGCCGGGGCTTCCCGCACCCTGGCGCTCTACGTGTTCCAGAAGGCCTTCCTGGGCCTGGATTTCGGGTATTCGGCCGCCCTGGGCGTGGCGCTGACCGTGGTCTCCCTGGCCTTCACCGCCGTATTCCTCCGCGTCACCCGGTTCTACGGCGACGAGGCCGCCATTTGA
- a CDS encoding carbohydrate ABC transporter permease gives MIRMHPLRRGVQFTGLCAFFLFAVFPVYWMVATSLTPAQDLFVWPLRYFPAAPTLEHYAEVFLRTDIPRFFTNSLTVASLASACTLTVSVLGGYALARYRFRGRQVTLLVFLATQMMPVVVLIVPLFIIFRILGLLDTLYSLMIVYTVLNIPFCTLMMQGFFAGVPSELEEAAMVDGCNRMGAILRVAVPLARPGLIATFLFAFIGAWNELLFAVMFLNSESTFTLPVGLYNFISKYDVHWGRMMAGATLALLPALAVFAFVQRYMVRGLALGAVKG, from the coding sequence ATGATCCGTATGCATCCATTGCGCCGAGGGGTTCAGTTCACCGGACTGTGCGCGTTCTTCCTCTTCGCCGTTTTTCCCGTGTACTGGATGGTGGCTACTTCCCTTACGCCGGCGCAGGACCTCTTTGTATGGCCCCTTCGGTATTTCCCGGCGGCGCCGACGCTGGAACACTACGCCGAGGTCTTCCTGCGCACCGACATCCCCCGGTTTTTCACCAACAGCCTCACGGTCGCCAGCCTGGCTTCGGCCTGTACGCTCACCGTGTCCGTGCTGGGAGGCTACGCCCTGGCGCGCTACCGGTTCCGGGGACGCCAGGTCACCCTCCTGGTCTTCCTGGCGACCCAGATGATGCCCGTGGTAGTGCTCATCGTCCCGCTCTTCATCATCTTCCGGATACTCGGCCTGCTCGACACGCTCTACAGCCTGATGATCGTTTATACCGTGTTGAACATCCCCTTCTGCACGCTCATGATGCAGGGCTTCTTCGCGGGTGTCCCATCGGAACTCGAAGAGGCCGCCATGGTGGACGGGTGCAACCGGATGGGCGCGATCCTGCGCGTGGCCGTGCCGCTGGCCCGTCCCGGGCTGATCGCCACCTTTCTCTTCGCCTTCATCGGCGCATGGAACGAACTGCTCTTCGCGGTGATGTTCCTGAACTCGGAATCCACCTTCACCCTGCCCGTGGGCCTGTACAACTTCATCAGCAAGTACGACGTCCACTGGGGCCGCATGATGGCCGGCGCCACGCTGGCGCTGCTTCCCGCGCTGGCCGTGTTCGCCTTCGTGCAGCGGTACATGGTCAGGGGATTGGCCCTGGGGGCGGTGAAGGGATAG
- a CDS encoding DUF4835 family protein — protein sequence MDVMNRRKSRKRPWIPAGVLALCLLAIPPQEARGQQVRADVMAHLEALPVLHREQMADFGLTLADYIEEWDWLEEDLPEPVHVGIEAILAFMGSAVKTQYGSRLTVYSGTDLKYLDRWWFFEYEREDFLQHDDQQFNALTWLIDYYVHIMIGHALDKYTEFGGQSHFQRANAIALDGRFSREFQRGWDERLDLIDGILAEGYRPYRLVRNRYYRGLASQKDNKLVEARTLCREAVDLMAEIHEKNPRDKWLSEFLNAHYLQLADVFSAESPTEVPDAESSREAYDMLIKIDPEHRATYEEHAEQVGS from the coding sequence ATGGATGTGATGAACCGCCGAAAGAGTCGGAAAAGACCGTGGATACCGGCCGGCGTACTGGCGCTCTGCCTGCTGGCGATTCCACCGCAGGAGGCCCGCGGGCAACAGGTGAGAGCCGACGTCATGGCGCACCTGGAAGCCCTGCCCGTCCTGCACCGCGAGCAGATGGCGGACTTCGGCCTTACGCTCGCCGACTACATCGAAGAATGGGACTGGCTGGAAGAGGACCTGCCCGAGCCGGTACACGTGGGCATCGAAGCCATTCTGGCCTTCATGGGCAGCGCGGTAAAGACCCAGTACGGCTCGCGCCTGACCGTGTACAGCGGAACGGACCTGAAGTACCTGGACCGGTGGTGGTTTTTCGAGTACGAACGGGAAGACTTTCTGCAACATGACGACCAACAGTTCAACGCCCTGACGTGGCTGATCGACTACTACGTGCACATCATGATCGGACACGCGCTGGACAAGTACACGGAGTTCGGCGGCCAGAGCCATTTCCAGCGTGCCAACGCCATCGCGCTGGACGGCCGGTTCAGCCGCGAATTCCAGCGGGGGTGGGACGAACGGCTGGACCTGATCGACGGGATTCTGGCCGAAGGCTACAGGCCCTACCGCCTGGTCCGGAACCGGTACTACCGGGGGTTGGCGTCACAAAAGGACAACAAGCTGGTGGAGGCCCGCACCCTCTGCCGAGAGGCCGTGGATTTAATGGCGGAAATCCACGAGAAGAACCCGAGAGACAAGTGGCTGAGTGAGTTCCTGAACGCCCACTACCTGCAGCTGGCGGATGTTTTCAGCGCGGAATCACCCACCGAAGTGCCCGATGCGGAATCTTCCAGGGAAGCCTACGACATGCTCATCAAGATCGATCCCGAGCACCGGGCGACCTACGAAGAGCATGCGGAGCAGGTGGGAAGTTGA
- a CDS encoding radical SAM protein, whose product MFGQSLAETLARERGTIYKKPGGKAVRIALVYPNTYYLGMSNLGFQTIYRHLNERDDVVCERAFLPEPSGLEALSRSRKPLVTLESGLPLGSCDIVAFSVSFENDYPNLVRILELARVPVLAARRTRFDPIVLIGGAITYINPEPLADFADVMVIGDGEEAAYAYIDRYLADQGLDRERHLARTMSLAGMYVPSLQTASPGDREGPADSARIAKQQVRDFEDYPAHSAVLTPDTEFGDMLLIEISRGCPRRCRFCAVSYVYPKFRALKPDTILDVIRSKNASLARDGKEGLKAVGLVSSAMCDYPHLDELCAGLEETGLRVGVSSVRVDLVPDSLLSLMLKTGLRTMTIAPEAGSERLRKAINKPISSEEILTGARRILEKGIKHLKVYYMVGLPTETDEDIEELIEMTRRLARLQRDCGEPGGRLRLSINPFVPKALTPFQWSPMASPKEVKRKLNRIQKALRGTAGVDVKHESLKSAYFEAILSRGGRELSGFLMETARREGDWKRAAAELGMDTSQYLGDMADLRSLPWDFISTEKENHRIQWEYRKSHQLPYRKRQPAPSAGRPDAGHPAV is encoded by the coding sequence ATGTTCGGACAATCCCTGGCGGAAACCCTCGCCCGCGAACGCGGGACCATATACAAGAAACCGGGCGGCAAGGCCGTTCGTATCGCCCTGGTGTACCCCAATACCTACTACCTGGGTATGTCGAACCTGGGGTTCCAGACCATCTACCGTCACCTCAACGAACGGGACGACGTCGTCTGCGAACGCGCCTTTCTCCCGGAACCCTCCGGCCTTGAAGCCCTGTCCAGGTCCCGGAAACCGCTGGTTACGCTCGAATCCGGGCTGCCGCTCGGTTCGTGCGACATCGTGGCCTTCTCCGTATCTTTCGAAAACGACTATCCCAACCTGGTCCGCATCCTGGAACTCGCCCGCGTGCCGGTGCTCGCGGCAAGGAGGACGCGCTTCGATCCGATCGTGCTGATCGGCGGCGCGATTACCTACATCAACCCGGAGCCCCTGGCGGATTTCGCCGACGTGATGGTCATCGGCGACGGCGAAGAGGCGGCTTACGCCTACATAGACCGCTACCTCGCGGACCAGGGACTGGACCGGGAACGCCATCTCGCCCGTACCATGTCGCTGGCGGGCATGTATGTACCTTCCCTGCAGACCGCTTCCCCCGGTGACCGGGAGGGACCGGCGGATTCCGCGCGGATCGCCAAGCAGCAGGTGCGCGATTTCGAGGACTATCCCGCCCATTCCGCCGTCCTCACGCCCGACACCGAGTTCGGCGACATGCTGCTTATAGAGATTTCCCGGGGGTGTCCCCGCCGGTGCCGTTTCTGCGCCGTGAGTTACGTCTATCCGAAGTTCCGCGCCCTGAAGCCGGATACCATACTCGACGTCATCCGGTCCAAGAACGCGTCCCTGGCGCGCGACGGCAAGGAGGGGCTGAAGGCCGTGGGCCTGGTCAGTTCGGCCATGTGCGACTATCCCCACCTCGACGAACTCTGTGCGGGCCTGGAGGAAACCGGTCTCCGCGTAGGCGTTTCGTCGGTTCGGGTCGACCTGGTCCCGGACAGCCTGCTCAGCCTGATGCTGAAGACGGGGCTGCGTACCATGACCATCGCGCCGGAGGCCGGATCGGAAAGGCTGCGCAAGGCGATCAACAAGCCTATATCCTCGGAAGAAATCCTGACCGGCGCACGAAGGATTCTGGAGAAGGGCATCAAGCACCTCAAGGTGTACTACATGGTCGGCCTGCCGACGGAGACCGACGAGGACATCGAGGAACTCATCGAGATGACGCGCCGGCTTGCCCGCCTGCAGCGGGACTGCGGGGAACCGGGTGGACGGCTGCGGTTGAGCATCAACCCCTTCGTGCCGAAAGCGTTGACGCCATTCCAGTGGAGTCCCATGGCGTCTCCGAAGGAGGTCAAGCGCAAGTTGAACCGCATACAGAAAGCCCTGCGCGGCACGGCGGGGGTGGACGTCAAGCACGAGAGCCTGAAGTCCGCCTACTTCGAGGCCATCCTGTCCCGCGGCGGCCGGGAACTGAGCGGATTCCTGATGGAAACCGCGCGGCGGGAAGGCGACTGGAAACGCGCCGCGGCGGAGCTGGGGATGGATACCTCGCAGTATCTCGGGGACATGGCGGACCTGCGGTCGCTTCCCTGGGATTTCATATCGACGGAGAAGGAGAACCACCGGATCCAGTGGGAGTACCGGAAGAGTCACCAACTGCCTTATCGCAAACGGCAGCCCGCGCCCAGCGCCGGCCGGCCGGATGCGGGGCATCCCGCGGTCTGA